Proteins found in one Lathyrus oleraceus cultivar Zhongwan6 unplaced genomic scaffold, CAAS_Psat_ZW6_1.0 chrUn0273, whole genome shotgun sequence genomic segment:
- the LOC127113346 gene encoding uncharacterized protein LOC127113346: protein MPIHSSNHSLTSYTTVVVVLLLFLQTSTPIIKALAENSHVINFQSPNLYPESLAWDPLKQHFLVGSLRHRTISSISDAGIIETLISDTSLPENVTVVGITVDSRNNRVLAVIHAVKPLPPFNALAAYDLKSGNRLFLSPLPTDEEALANDVAVDYNGNAYVTNSIGNYIWKVNVKGEASIFSKSPRFTEHPVDRDTPYSYIGLNGIAYVSSEDYLLVVQSNTGKVFKVDADDGTARHVLLNEDLTRPDGVVFRSDGVVLVVSPQANKLWLLKSNNGWGEGVVYDKIDLESEGYPTSVVSRGRDKMYVLYGYFLEGLLGNSEREGFRIEEIMSPKESEGENVWLYVMIGFGMVYFVYWRFQMGQLVKHMNKKIN from the coding sequence ATGCCAATTCACTCATCCAATCACTCCCTTACTTCATACACCACCGTCGTCGTCGTCCTCCTCCTCTTCCTCCAAACTTCAACTCCGATAATCAAAGCCCTCGCCGAAAACTCCCACGTCATCAATTTCCAATCACCAAACCTCTATCCAGAATCCCTAGCGTGGGACCCTTTAAAACAACACTTCCTCGTCGGATCCCTCCGTCACCGCACCATCTCATCAATCTCCGACGCTGGCATAATCGAAACCCTAATCTCCGATACCTCTCTCCCCGAAAACGTCACCGTTGTAGGTATAACAGTCGATTCACGCAACAACCGCGTCCTCGCTGTAATCCACGCCGTCAAACCTCTTCCTCCTTTCAACGCTCTCGCCGCCTACGACCTAAAATCCGGCAACCGCCTCTTCCTCTCCCCTCTCCCCACCGATGAAGAAGCCCTCGCAAACGACGTCGCTGTTGATTACAACGGCAACGCTTACGTCACGAACTCCATCGGCAACTACATCTGGAAAGTCAACGTGAAAGGAGAAGCTTCAATCTTCTCAAAATCGCCGAGGTTCACCGAACATCCGGTGGACCGCGACACACCGTATAGTTACATCGGGCTCAACGGTATTGCTTACGTCAGCAGCGAGGATTATCTCTTGGTGGTGCAATCCAATACAGGTAAGGTTTTCAAGGTTGATGCGGACGACGGTACAGCCAGGCACGTACTTCTCAACGAGGATCTCACGCGTCCTGATGGCGTCGTTTTTAGAAGTGACGGTGTCGTTTTGGTGGTTTCACCGCAAGCGAATAAGTTGTGGCTTCTGAAGAGTAATAATGGATGGGGGGAGGGTGTGGTTTATGACAAAATTGACCTTGAGAGTGAAGGGTACCCTACTTCGGTTGTTTCGAGAGGGAGGGATAAGATGTATGTGTTGTATGGGTATTTTTTGGAGGGTCTTTTGGGGAATTCAGAGAGGGAGGGTTTTAGAATTGAGGAGATTATGTCACCAAAGGAGAGTGAGGGAGAGAATGTTTGGCTTTATGTGATGATTGGATTTGGCATGGTGTATTTTGTGTATTGGAGGTTTCAGATGGGTCAGCTTGTGAAGCATATGAACAAAAAGATCAATTGA